GCCCGGTATTGGACTGCATGAGATTCAATCAGAAAACCCTAGTTAATTGATACGTTCTGCAACCTTGCAATCTCGATTAGATCAGGCTGGCTGGTCACTGTAAGTAAGACCTTGATGTGTTCGGGCGGCGGCCCAGGAGATGATCCGAAGATCCCCGACGACGagctgatgaagaagccgccgcccggcaactgctgctgctgcgagcAGAACGGCGTCATCGACGGCCGGCTGTCCGCGTATTGCAGGGACGACACGCCGGGCTGCTGCAACAACGCTGCTTGATCGAGCAGGAATTGGCGGCTGGCGTCGCCTTGGAGGCCGAGCAGCGCGTTGAAGCTCGTGGGGTGCTGCTCGGATTCCGCTGCTTTCCCGTCCCTGCTAGCCGCGCCATGCATGGAACCAAAGATACATCAAAAGCTTAATTGATGGAATTATGGAGAACTGGGGACCAATCGAGGTGGATTATAGCTTGAATGATTTCTGCACTTAGTTACATGAAGGCTCGCGTCCAATCCATGTCTGGATCAGCGAGGGCGAAGGACGCGGCGGTGTGATCGACAGGGAAACCTGCAGGCTGGGACGAAGCCACCGAATTCCTACTGGTCGGTGACTcggtggccggcgccggcgccgtcctgGAGCacgccggcgcgccgccgccggtgcgtGCACCGCTCCACCACTCCTCTGCCATGGTGATCGAATAGATCGATCAAGCTAaacggatcgatcgatcgcgcGCCGGTGTTTATGGCAGACTGCGAATATTAGTGAACTCGGGGGCACGAGGGGATTCGGACTTCTGATGACTATATTGACTTGTGAGTTCTGACCTTTGAGTCGATGGGGCTGAAGTGCAGTGGCTAGTTTATATATGGTCGTTCAGGGCCTCTCTTTCCGTTGATTTCTTGACTTTGATTAGAGTAGAATACTTAGCTAGCTCTCGCGTGGCCGGAGGCCCCGAAGTCAAGGAACAGGCATGCGCACTGCGTCCTTGAGCAGTGCTGATGCTAGAGAAATCCTTGGACCCTTGCTGACCTGAGAGTTGAAATTAGTCTAACTAGCAGAAAAAAGAGCCATCTAGCAGGAAAAGAGTCCGTCCAGAAAAGTACACGTCCCTCGGCTTGTCGAAATGTTCGTTTTCCGTCCCTTAAAAAAACGTACTTTTTTCGTCCTCTAACTTTCAAAACCGGACAATTTCCGTCCCTCCGTCAACCTGAAGTGGTTTTTCTGTCCACGTGTCCGGTTTTACTCATCTCAACTGCACCACCTTCTTTGTCCATTCCGGCGACGGTGAGGGATTGCCGCGGTGGTGGTTGGCTACTTGGTGGCGAGCTACGTACACGGGTGAATCTGAGTGGGCCGGGGCCATTGCCTCGGCCATTGGAGGAGCCAGAACGACGATGATGGGCGGCTGGCGGCGTCAAGCTCCGTCGCGGGGAGGCTCTAGGTGTGGGTGCCAAGGCATGGGCGGTGGCGTTAGTGAGGCGGGGAGGCTTCAAGGGCAGCGCGGCCACCAGAGTTGGAAAGAGAGGCCCACACCTCAAGCGAAGATGCCGAATGCGGGCGGGATCGCGGAGCGGTATGATGGGTGGAGCAACGGCAACGACTTCACTTGAATGGAAAATGAAGGTGCCCcattggagaagaagaagtaaaACCGGCCACGTGGACAAAGATACTGCTTCGGACCGACCGGAGTAACTAATTAAAAATGTCCGGTTTAGAAAGTTGGAGGACGAAAATTGACCGGCTTTGAAAATTGGAGGACAAAAATTGTTGCCTTGTTGGAGGAAGAAAATGGTAGGACGATTCCCTTTTTTCTGGACGACCATTGCTGGTTTCAAGCAGCCATCGAGGCATCGATCATTGGAGCGTGTAATCTTCCTCTCCGGACGCGACATCATTGCATTGTTCGCGAGCAAGTAAAGCAGGAACGCgctgtgtgtgttttttaaGTGTAAAGCAACGGCCATTAGTTATGGCCACGCAGCTGCTAGCTAGTCAGCTCAGCTTCTAGCTGATTCGATCAAATCTCTGCAGACAAACGTGCACCCTAAACGCACTATTATACGTAGCCGGCCGGGGCCCGGGAATAATCCTGAAAAGCGATTATTCATCTCAGATTAGTCAGAAGAACGCACGGCCACAAGTCCACGCTGTAATGGCGACTCAGGATGTCGTGGGCACCACGCGCCGTGACCGTGTATACGTACGTGGGACGGCCGACCGATTGGTTGGTTTCCCGGCCGGATGGAGTCAAAGCCGGCACCGAAATCGACCGCCACCGCTCTGCCTGCGCCACCCGTATAGTCCATTCGCGATTCGCATCTTTCTCCTGTTGCTTGATATACagtgctcctcctcctagcTCCTGTACAtctgaccttttctttttttgacctTTGTCTCGCGTCAATATAGATCACCTGCAGGCAGACACCACCGGCTTGAACAGCAAGCTCGCTGGTTCAGTTTGATGACTTAATTGGGAGTCTGGAAGCTAGCCGGAGGATCTCGGAGGCAGGCAGGGGCAGTTTAATTTGCATACGCAGAACTAGGATATCGAACTGGTTGAGGAGCGCGTGTCACCTTTGGCAAGAAGACTCTAATAACCACTCGCAAGTCCATTAGGATATGGACAGCGGTGGTTCGGAGCTAGTAGGAAGCAACCGCTGCATTGCGACTGCGAGGAAACCTTCGGCTGGTTTAGACTTTGCGGCCTGTTTAACTAAGGCAAAGACGCATCTCGTCTTCCACCTACGAAGCTCGACATGTCTCTCTCTAGCTGTGGACATTACGTAAGGATCTCCCAGCCACAGCACCGACTTTCCTTGTTACTGAATTATTAGCACACAGAGGAAGGGATCGCAGTACTGTAATGTACtgctctctccgtttcataattcttgtcttaaatttgctcaaaaatgaatgtatctatttctaaaaccgtctagatacatgtaatatttcgacaagaattatggaacggaaggagtactccGTAAGAGATTACTAGATGAAAAGTTCAACAAAATTAGTTTGGGGATGTCTGTTAGTAGTAGTACCTTTAGCACGTTATGAAACTATAAGGTCGACTTTCAGAACCCTGTTTCTGAAGTACTCCAGTAAAGACCTGGCAACAAATAAACCTTGCACCGTGCCTCTATGTAGCTATTAAGAAGTCGACAACAAGTTCATCAACCAGGTCTCCTTCGGTGACGCAATCACTTAATTGACAGGACTGTTCTTTTCTGACGGTTttacttaattaattaatcccCAACACTTTACCAGAGCTAAATCTGACCCTTTGACTCATTAGTGACTTTCAGTCTTGGCCAGCCATCCATCTCAAGTTGTCAACTCTGCGACGCGTACGAGATATTTTCGTAGACGGACCATGTCCATGTGTAGCAGGAAACAACAAAAAGTTGGTCGGCGAAGTAGTGCAAAACCTCTGCCTAGGTCAACGAGGGAAATCAACGAAAACCAAGTATTGGTCCTTCCAAAGATCCTTTCAGAGCTTATTGAGCCCGACTACCACTCCCTGAAACTGAAAGAGATTTGACCAGATTGTCCGCGATTGTCCTTTAACAAAAGCTCTGGTTccatggacatgcaagggagCAGGACCTGCCTGGGCGCCTGGCCAGATAGCTAGTCAACGGCTGTAGATGAAGATGTGGACGGAACTTCAGCATGCGTGCTCCTTCTCTGCAGACGAACACGTTCCCTGCTGATTAGATGCCATTCTCCTGGTCCTGAAATCGGGGGAAAGCAAGTCATTTGTTGATTTTAAGCACtggtaaaaataaaaacatttcTACCCTTCCCGCTGCTGCGATTGGGGCCTCGCACAAGCTGggtattcttcttcttgcagCCCAATAGGCCACCGCGCACTGGCTCgatattcttcttcttgcagCCCAATAGGCCACCGCGCACTGGCTCgatattcttcttcttgcagCCCAATAGGCCACAGCGAATAAGCTCTTGTCACAACTACGCATGCAGCCCAAAAGCCTCAGGACAGACGCGCGCGCGAAGCTCCACTCCAATCCTGGATtttgtctttctttctttgagaGCACGCACCGTCCTGGATTGGAGTGGAGCTCGACGGCCCAGCGTCTGGGGCTCCCGTTCGCTGGAGTTGGCCCATCAAAGCGGTCCTGCATAACGCAGGCGACCCGCTGCTCATGCCGGATCGCCCAGAGGCAGCAGGCGTCGCGCGAGCGCGACCCAGTAGATCGTGCAGtaccccctcaaaaaaaaagtagatcGTGCAGTACCGTGTGAATTGTGATCGACCAAAAGATCATTCGGAGCTCctcttcaaaacaaaaaaaaaaatcttctaaGCTAGGCCAAAATTTGCTGAGAGCCGCCACATGAAGTTAAACCTTAGCCAGGCAGAAGCTTCGTCTTTGACAAACAATTTGGCATTGAGATACCGGAAACTATGGATCAACGTCTGGTAAAGTTTTGCTACATTTTTCGTTAGCTTGGTGTGTTCTTGACGGTGACGTCTCGGCGAGAGGGACGGCGTCATGTAGAAGATTGGTGTCCAGGCTCTGTCATCGTCTTGGTGTAGGTGTTGCGACATATTACATGGAGTGAGTGGTTCTCGTGAcatgttttcttgtgtttgttttttccttgcaATTCAACGATGGAGAGGTGTTTCTATAGCTTCTCTTGCATGGTGTGTCCTGGCCATGTTGCGTCCTACGAACTTAGTTCTCACTAACAGAGGTGGACGGCTCAacggcttttcaaaacctaCGTCGCAGCTCGTGCAAGCATGATTTTTAGCAACTTCGTCGAAGAAGCAAGATGGAGTTTTCAGTTTTATCGAGAATAATATGTGTGTTCGTTTAAAAAAGCAAGGCcgtgattttgttttgttttgcaaaaacaaaagccACGAATATGCAAGTAGAGCCTGATGACGACGGCGGATGAATTATACCACCCAAACGGGAACGCTTTTTACATCCAACTTCATCTTGCTTCTTGGACGAACTTGCCAAAAGAATCGTCGCACGAACGTACACGTACAAAGCTGCCGCAAAAGGGTAGAAGCGGAAACGTGTATAATTGCCCTTTTCGATACCGAAGCAATTAGCGTACGTACAAAGCTGTTTGGCACATGCACGCCGCGGAGGGGACACTCGCTCGTTCGTGCACGCACACACTTGTCCCAACGAACGCGCGTGTAATTTAGCTGACGACATCGATCCTCGTCTGCTGTCTGCGCGACGCCTCCATGCACAAGGAAAGTCATATCAAGCGTGGGGAGACTACCATTGGTGTACGTGTCTTTACTATTCTTTTACTATGTTAGTGCATgtacatcctcctcctccctcgcaCGAGCGAATCCCTCTTACTACCGATTCCCTACCGATTCCCTTGGTGGGCTTACCGAATCAATCGCGCCCGCATCCCCTCtgattccctaaaaaaaactttcgaTTTCTCTCTCCCCTACACGatcccatctctctctcccccatcCCCGAGCCGCCACCGCTCGCATCGTGCCCGCAgccccctctcctccgccgtcgcGTCGTCCCGGCCCCTGCtatcctccgcctcccctcaGCCCCCAACCGTAGGTAGGTAGGTCCACCGAGAGGCAACGTGAGGGTAGCGCGCAGGTTCGTGGTCCGGCAGGCCCCCGGCGGCGAGTGGGAGGCCGAGGAGCACGCGGTCGAGTACGACACGGAGGACAGCCTCGACGTCCTCCACTTCCAGATCTTCTCCCTCACCTCCGTCTCGCCCGACCTCCAGAAGGTTCGCTCCCTCCTCGACCGCTCCTCCTTTCCGGGATCATCCGAGCGTGCTGCTGATGCAGAGTGGTGACTGCCCGTGCAGATCGTGGTGGAGGCTGATGGGTCCGTTGTGGACGACGGCACCGACCTGGAGTCCATTTCTAAGGGCCTCCGCCTCGTGTCTATCGACGAGGGGGAAGACGCGGACGCGGCTGCGGCTGCAGTGACAAGGGCACAGGAGAAGTCTGACGACGAGCTCGTGGGGATGATTCAGGTGTGGCTTCGTTAATTGACATGCCTGCGACGATGCCTGAGCTCTCAACTGATGTTCCAATTTCTAAGGTACTTAGGTATTTAGGCACTTGCAAAATCATCTTATGTTCTGCTACTTGCAATTGCTTTATGTATTTAGGTGTTAGTTAGTTGGAATCGCCCAGCGCATGGACTTGCCAAGTGCAGGACGTATGCATCGCTTCAACAGAAGTCCATATGCAGTGCGTCTAAGTTTTGCCCATTCTGTAGTAGGACATCTCAATCTAATTATTCTCTCTTTTGTGGTCTATTTTCTCTCTATATGATCTGCCATTTTCCTTCCTACCCCTTGCAATACAGACATAGATGAAAAGAAAGAGTGCTCTGATTAATACAACTTTGTCTGTGTTGCTACAAGATTTTCAATAAGTTGCTTTCAACATGGCCTATTTTTATTTCTGGTACAAATTGATAGCAAATCTGATGTGCATGTTTCTATTTTTGCTGtgattttcattttcagcGACTTTGATCAactcttttttatttcaatcCAAGATGTAGAGATTTAATTTATTGTTATATTCATTTTTCATTTATATGGCTTACGGGGAACTCTTTGCATCACAGAACACCCCCCGGGCTTCCTGGCCTATCCTGTAAGCCTATTCAGCTTTGCACCAGGAGCCCCAAATAAGGTGACGTGACTTGAGGGCGTTTATGCAGTTACTACGCTCCTAAATGGAAACCTAACCTAAATATTGTACAAGTTTAAAGCTTGGCCTAGAAGACCTTTACTTGCTATTTTGTTTCTCCTATCCAAGGTAAAAGTCcttgcttgttcttctgtTCTACATTTCAGATTACGGTTCGTTATGTGTCGCAGCGAACAACATGGAAGTATCTAAAAGGTAAGGTTTCTCTGTTTTACTCATATCTTCAGGCAGCACGTTTGATGATTGAAGGGTTGTGGGCTTGTGGCGTTCTAGCAGACCTATAAGATCTGAATGTGATTGTTGTTCCAACTGAACCATTATGAAAAAGTTGGGAGTTGTTATTTTGCATATGAAGCAATATGTTCCTTGGTTGTGGACCATATTACCATATTTTCATTGCCTTAATTTTTCTCTCTAATAACCTTCCTGAGCAGGTCATTGACATATACTCCATGTTGCTGCCAAAATCCACTTGGTTGTGGACCAATAAGAACTACTTAGCAGTAGTTACATCTGCAATTAAACATGCTCTGTCAGGGTTTCTATCATACCAAAACTACTGCTATAATTGGGTAAAGCTTTTATGATGAATGTGAGAACATGCATTgattttgcattttatttggctCTGCATTATGCTTCCAGGTCATCATGCTGGTGAAGGAGAGGTCTGGGCTACGAAAAAAAGAGGTGGTCACTCTAGCAAGAATGATATAATATTCCAAGATGCATTATATGAGTCATGGTGAAAACATATTTGCAATAAAGCCACTGAGATCTCAATCTGGTTGGTTGTCATATGTAAAGCCTTGATGAGTTCATCTTTTCAGCCTTCCACCGCAGGAAACTGAAAGATGTCCGGAGCAAATGCAAAATGTATCTAGAAAAGTGCACGAATGTACGAATCTTTTATATCTAGCTATTGATGCATAATTTTGTTGAAAATGATTCTCTTCATATTCACCAACCGCAAATCTCTAATCATGTACACATTATTGTTGTCTGCGAAATCTCGAATCATGTATacattattgttgtttttgtcTCTCTGTtacaacgcacgggcacttgGCCAGTAAGTGATTTTTTCTCTTGCACCGGTCGGGTGCTAAAACCACTATACATTTGGATCGACGCATGCTTAGATCACATTCCGAATTAACCAGACGATATATTTCAGCCATGAATCGGTCATCGCGGCGCATCGCACGTCACGCACCGCTGGatcataaattagttttgtCGGCAGAGAATAATGGTATCGGAAAAAGGCCGGTCCGGCCGAGAGACTGGACCGCACGAGAGGCGAACATTCCCGTTCGGGCCGATCGACTCGGCGTGCACGTTCGGACATTCCCGTCGGTCGGGCCGCCTGGTCGGGAAGAAGACTGGATCTGTGTCGCGTGGGGGCCGGAGAGTGGGAATAAATGGCTAGCCGGCGAACCGAGCGTGGCAGCCATGTGCCGGCCGCGGCACAGGGGAGGGAGTCAGGGTGGGCTAGCTGCAGGGACCGGAGGCGTACGTGTGTCCGTCCGGGGCGGAAAGGAATGTCCCGACATGTCGCCGGGCGCGGACAAGCGACGTGATCGATCGGCCGACCGGGCTGTCTGTGCAGTGCAGTGCGGCGCAGGCCTTCTCTGTTCTTTACAGATGCCTGCCCGGCCGTGTGTCGGCACCTGTCTCTCAGCTCGCTCCTGCCAGCCATGAGCCATGCATCATCGGCGTGCGCGCATTATTCGCTACCAGAGCTAGGCGCTACAGTAGTGGAGCACTGCAGGCTCCATTGCGCCATGTCGTCACGTCTGGTAGGTCTCGACAAAATTGGCTCCTCTAACGTGCCGGGACGGCATCTACATAGGCACACATGTGTACAACTCGAACGGTCAAGGACGACGTTGTATGTCCAAGTAGGAAATATATTCTGTACTGTTCGGGTACTATTTTCTACATACACTCTAAAAATCTCATTGGCCTGGCAGCAATTATTCTCGACAAAATAGCATATTTCCAGACGATGCGATCCGTCATCGATGCTAAGTTATATGCGAGGGCTAGCCGGCTAGGACGAGCGATGCGTCGTGCTAGCGCAGCTAGCTGGCTAGTAGAAGTAGGCGACTGTGCGCGCCACTTGCAGAACCATTGATTGTCGTCTGTGCGGGAAAAGCTAGATCGGCCGGGGTGACGTGGAAATGGTGGCGCACAGCTAGCCGAGCCCCCAGAGATTTTGCCGGCTAGCTggatatatatgcatggatcGGCGCAATATTCGAAGCAGGCGTGTGCCTTTTGACCGTGCCCCTTTAGATCACACAGTTCGTACCGGCGCAGGACTGATTGATAGACCGACGATCCATGGATGCTCGatgcatgctagctagctgctgggGTTAATTACCTGCTTGGGCCCGTCTCGCTCGCTGCTGCGTCACCGTTGCATGCCATGACATGCACTCAcaggttaattaattaagtcaTTAACAGCATTTGGGTGAAGAATTCTTTGCAAGGTCGTTTGTACAGAAAGTCATTAAGTACAGCATTTGGGTGATGATGGCCAGGTCCTAcgatgcgtgcgtgcgtgcggtGCGGGCCGCGACGTCGACCGGTCCACGTACGGCCATGTCCCATTAACTCTACCGACGAATCGAATCGAACCGACCCGGCCGGCCGTGGCCTCTAGCTGGCTCGGTAGCTCTCTGCGTCCATGCGCCGGAGTCAGGCGCAGCATGGACTGACCTGACTCGCCCGTATGTAGCGCCTGTGCATGCGTCGGCGTACGGCAGCGAACTGTGGGCACGTACGCCCGCGTCGTAACTCATAGGTACTCCACTATGCTTAACTGATTTTGTGATGCGTACCTACACGTACATTCATCGATCACCACATGTGTGCCGGCTGTCGGCCACCTTCTTTTCGGCCGCAGCTTTTCAGAAACCAGCTTCAGAGAGAAACTGTTGCCTCACGAATCCTCAAGAAGTTACCCTGTTTCCTTCTTTTAGTTTTTCGAAATGCAGCTTGTTGTCTGATTCGACTAGGAAAAGTCTATAATGCCTCTAAATATCAATCATGTCATGTTTTGTTATTAGTATATTACTAcgtccgtttcataattcttatctcaaatttgcaaaaaaatagatgtatctattcttaaaaagcatctaaatacatgtaatatttcgacaagaattatgaaacggaaggagtattttGGATTTCTTTACCACATAAATGACAATTGAGATGAAATTGAACATAATAAAGTGATATATTTTATATACCTTAGTCGTCGCAAAGTTTCATATCTCTGTAATAACTGAAAACGTTGCTAAACACTACACGTCAATTTTTTATGATAATGCAAGAACGTgatgaaaattttaaaaactAAATCAACTGTTGCCATCTTCAGAAATTATCAGACTGTACAGATGCCATCTTCAGAAATCATCAGACTGTACAGATGCCATCTTCAGAGCTTCTGACACTTCATACACACATGAAAACCttcagatttttctcattGAAGCAAATGCAAAAATTGAGTGTTGACACTTATGCGATGAGAAGATCAGGACGTTGGTGAGGACGGGGACCTGTTCCACCGGTGGTTCGGAGAGGACGTTGACCTCGTCTGGTTGGCGATGTCGTGGCAGATGGCGGCGGACGGAGAACGGAACTGCTCCGGCAGGGTGGCGATCCGGGAAGATGGGGTTGGCGGCGACGGCTCCTGGCCGGAAGGCCGCCGGCAGAATGGCGGCTGGCGGCTCACGGAGGGAAGGGCTAAGAATGCTAGCGGCTGGTGGAAGGAGGTGTGGGAGGCGTCTGCTACATGGGAGAaggggaggccggcggcggatccCGAGAAGGTGGTGCAGGTGCCGGTtggggggtgggtggggggtGGAGAAGGCGGCAAACGGTGGGGAGGAAGCGAGGCGGCCATCGGAGCAGCGGCTACAGTGGAGCTCCACTAGGGTTTGTCGATGGGGAGGCGTCGAGCGTGAGGGGATTGGGTGGGTGTTCTTTGCAGTGAACTCGACGGTGGCATTTTTGCCGTAATAAGGGTTCGTCGCGGGGACATAGTCGGAATGCTGGTGCGGAGAAGCTCAGGAAGCTGGTCTCGGACGATTTATTCCAGCAGGTCCTTTTACACGTGAGTTGAGATGTGCTTCTAATTTCAGACCTAGcgaaattttcttttcttttctgtttcagCTGGCTGGTATCTGGGagctgaaaagaaagaaggggGCCTTAATCTTAGGTTACGGCAGAAGGGGCTAGCTTAGAACGATGCATGCACTGGTGGAGGGagaaaaagcaaaaggaaAGCGATGCGAAACGGAAGTCGTGGAACGCATGATTAATTTCCCGGCCGTGCAGTGCCGTTAGCCGTACGTACGTTGCAGCACCTATCGTACGTTGCAGCACCTATCTGCAAAATCCCGGTCTGCTTCAAGCAGTGATCGATGTGCTTAACAAGACACGGCCGCGCGATATGGAGGCCATTTAGGGAAAAAAGGCAGGATTTGCTAAAAAGCTGGGTAATCATTATTATCCCAAGCCACAAAAAGTAAAATCAAGATGTTAATTTGTTTGCCGCTAGTTAGTGTCGTTTGACTAGGCTAGAAGCTACCTCTCTGGGTATTCGGGATATCAAGCTCGCATGTCGGGATcgagtttttgttttctttcgaAAATAATGGAGGATAACCTATTGAGATCGTGATTAGTTTGCTACAGTACATTCGTGACACGCTTCTTCTCTGCACAAGGCTACCACTCTAACTGAACTTGCATTTTTCTTCCCTGCACAAGGCTACCACTCTAACTGAACTTGCAGatcttccttcacaaaattcTGTGACTCCTTTCCATTCAAATGTTGCTCAGCTAACTCGGAAGCAGCGGCACTGGCCCATTTATACAAGTTGCTCGCGTTTTTGACACACGGATGGAACATCTACAGAACAGAATCcccagaaaaacaaaaacgcAGAACAGATAATGCATGGCCACTTCACCCGACTAGAATTGGCATTGGAAACACCAGTGACCGCTCCGTAAAGGACCATGTCGGATCCTTTGGATTGTGGGACGGCACGGACATGGACCGTGCACGTATCTTTCCTCCAAAAGCGTCCTCGCACTCACTGAATGTATGTCCGAAACGATGTATAGACCGACGGGCCGGGGAGCAGATAAAATGCGATTCCGGTCAGCACTACTACTTGGCTTTTACAGTACCCCACTTGCCTCACCACGTAGGAGACACGGATTGAACTGATTCGATCGCGGTCATCACGCgcggtatatatatatacacctTTCGCAAGTCAGAACCGCCATCTTCGCTTTTTAGCTAATCGGCTTTGCTGCGCTTTAACGAACAACGAcgttcct
The Brachypodium distachyon strain Bd21 chromosome 2, Brachypodium_distachyon_v3.0, whole genome shotgun sequence genome window above contains:
- the LOC100841119 gene encoding transcription factor bHLH123 → MAEEWWSGARTGGGAPACSRTAPAPATESPTSRNSVASSQPAGFPVDHTAASFALADPDMDWTRAFMDGKAAESEQHPTSFNALLGLQGDASRQFLLDQAALLQQPGVSSLQYADSRPSMTPFCSQQQQLPGGGFFISSSSGIFGSSPGPPPEHIKSNTGPAAVQVHQDACSSSATKRNGAGAGSPVASKKPRIDTPSPLPTFKVRKEKLGDRITALQQLVSPFGKTDTASVLHEAIGYIKFLHDQVASLSSPYLSSCGRALQDQHQLQGSIKVDGKAKEDLRSRGLCLVPVASTYTVANEAAPEFWNPTFGVGGTFR
- the LOC104582622 gene encoding uncharacterized protein LOC104582622, which produces MQPKSLRTDARAKLHSNPGFCLSFFESTHRPGLEWSSTAQRLGLPFAGVGPSKRSCITQATRCSCRIAQRQQASRERDPVGPPRGNVRVARRFVVRQAPGGEWEAEEHAVEYDTEDSLDVLHFQIFSLTSVSPDLQKIVVEADGSVVDDGTDLESISKGLRLVSIDEGEDADAAAAAVTRAQEKSDDELVGMIQVLVSWNRPAHGLAKCRTYASLQQKSICKHPPGFLAYPVSLFSFAPGAPNKITVRYVSQRTTWKYLKGHHAGEGEVWATKKRGGHSSKNDIIFQDALYESW